In Pseudomonas hamedanensis, a single window of DNA contains:
- a CDS encoding glycine zipper domain-containing protein, with protein MRLSLSALFFGLFVAQGAMAAGDGTAAVGGGLGGALGNVVGGQLGGSTGAAVGAGVGGAAGGALGANKRNRTEAAIGGGLGAAGGSVVGNSLGGSTGSTIGAGLGGAAGGAVGNNLGDDDGGSHSGGHKHKHKYKNKHKN; from the coding sequence ATGCGATTGTCATTATCTGCACTGTTTTTCGGCTTGTTCGTGGCGCAGGGCGCGATGGCTGCCGGGGACGGCACTGCTGCCGTAGGCGGTGGTCTCGGTGGTGCGCTGGGTAATGTGGTTGGCGGACAACTCGGCGGAAGCACGGGCGCGGCGGTCGGCGCAGGTGTCGGCGGCGCGGCGGGCGGTGCCCTTGGCGCGAACAAACGTAATCGCACCGAAGCCGCGATTGGTGGCGGCCTCGGTGCCGCGGGCGGCTCGGTCGTCGGCAACAGCCTCGGTGGCTCTACCGGTTCGACCATCGGCGCAGGCTTGGGTGGCGCAGCGGGTGGTGCGGTCGGGAACAACCTGGGTGACGACGACGGCGGATCCCACTCCGGTGGACACAAGCACAAGCATAAGTACAAAAACAAACACAAAAACTGA
- the thrH gene encoding bifunctional phosphoserine phosphatase/homoserine phosphotransferase ThrH, with protein sequence MEIACLDLEGVLVPEIWIAFAEKTGIESLKATTRDIPDYDVLMKQRLRILDEHGLKLSDIQEVIATLQPLDGAVEFVNWLRERFQVVILSDTFYEFSQPLMRQLGFPTLLCHRLITDETGRVTSYQLRQKDPKRQSVLAFKSLYYRVIAAGDSYNDTTMLGEADAGILFHAPENVIREFPQFPAVHTFAELKQEFLKASNRDLSL encoded by the coding sequence GTGGAAATTGCTTGCCTGGATCTCGAAGGGGTATTGGTACCGGAAATCTGGATCGCCTTCGCCGAAAAAACCGGAATCGAATCCCTCAAGGCCACCACCCGGGACATTCCCGATTACGACGTGCTGATGAAGCAGCGTCTGCGCATTCTCGATGAACACGGCCTGAAACTGTCGGACATCCAGGAAGTGATCGCCACGCTGCAGCCGCTGGACGGCGCCGTGGAATTCGTCAACTGGCTGCGCGAGCGCTTCCAGGTGGTGATTCTCTCGGACACCTTCTATGAGTTCTCGCAGCCGCTGATGCGCCAACTGGGCTTTCCGACCTTGCTCTGCCATCGGTTGATCACTGACGAAACCGGGCGGGTGACCAGCTATCAGTTGCGCCAGAAAGATCCCAAGCGCCAGTCGGTGCTGGCGTTCAAGAGCCTGTATTACCGGGTGATTGCAGCGGGCGATTCGTACAACGACACGACGATGCTGGGTGAGGCGGACGCGGGGATTCTGTTTCATGCGCCGGAGAATGTTATTCGTGAATTTCCGCAGTTTCCGGCGGTGCATACATTTGCCGAGCTGAAACAGGAGTTCCTCAAAGCCTCGAACCGCGACCTCAGCCTGTAA
- a CDS encoding aspartate/glutamate racemase family protein gives MRILVVNVNTTESITDAIARSAQAVASPGTEIVGLTPHFGAESIEGNFESYLAAIAVMDRVMSYDQPFDAVIQAGYGEHGREGLQELLNVPVVDITDAAASTAMFLGHAYSVVTTLDRTVPLIEDRLKLSGLWDRCASVRASGLAVLELEHEPQRALEAIVHQAELAVTQDKAEVICLGCGGMAGLDEQIRRRTGVPVVDGVTAAVTIAEALVRLNLSTSKVRTYATPRPKNIVGWPGRFAR, from the coding sequence ATGCGCATTCTCGTGGTCAACGTCAACACCACCGAATCCATCACCGATGCCATCGCCCGTTCGGCGCAGGCCGTCGCCTCACCCGGTACGGAAATCGTCGGCCTGACGCCACACTTCGGCGCCGAGTCGATCGAAGGCAATTTCGAAAGCTACCTGGCCGCCATCGCCGTGATGGATCGCGTGATGTCCTACGATCAGCCATTCGATGCCGTGATTCAGGCTGGCTACGGCGAACACGGCCGCGAAGGCCTGCAGGAATTGCTCAACGTGCCGGTGGTGGACATCACCGACGCGGCGGCCAGCACGGCGATGTTCCTCGGCCATGCCTATTCGGTGGTGACCACGCTGGATCGCACCGTGCCGCTGATCGAGGATCGCCTGAAACTCTCCGGCCTGTGGGATCGCTGTGCCTCGGTGCGGGCCAGCGGCTTGGCCGTGCTGGAGCTGGAGCACGAGCCGCAGCGTGCGCTGGAGGCGATTGTGCACCAGGCCGAACTGGCGGTAACTCAGGACAAGGCCGAGGTGATTTGCCTGGGCTGCGGCGGCATGGCAGGGCTGGACGAGCAGATTCGTCGACGCACCGGAGTGCCGGTGGTGGATGGCGTGACGGCGGCGGTGACGATTGCCGAAGCGCTGGTGCGCTTGAACTTGTCGACGTCCAAGGTGCGCACCTATGCGACGCCACGGCCGAAGAACATTGTTGGCTGGCCGGGACGGTTTGCTCGATAG
- a CDS encoding YceK/YidQ family lipoprotein, producing MMLKTAALLCMALTISGCGTISSVFQEDSIAGEDLKKRQTHCDSISRIYSGIGYDFCTLHAPELPQKGFAGRPAAPLVLLDLAVSGLADTLVLPYTAYQQVKHGNIEIYQAQTTAR from the coding sequence ATGATGCTAAAAACCGCTGCCTTGCTCTGCATGGCTCTCACGATCAGTGGATGCGGAACGATCAGCAGTGTTTTCCAGGAAGACTCCATCGCGGGCGAAGACCTGAAAAAGCGCCAGACCCACTGCGATTCGATTTCCCGAATCTACAGCGGTATCGGTTACGACTTCTGCACGCTGCACGCGCCTGAGTTACCGCAGAAAGGTTTCGCCGGTCGCCCCGCAGCGCCGCTGGTTCTGCTTGATCTGGCAGTCTCCGGCCTGGCCGATACGCTGGTTCTGCCGTACACCGCCTATCAACAGGTGAAACACGGCAACATCGAAATCTATCAGGCGCAAACGACCGCCCGGTGA
- a CDS encoding YbjQ family protein, producing MIISTTHSVEGREITAYLDIVSAESVQGVNVIRDLFAGMRDFFGGRSQTLERALKEARVQATDELKERARALQADAVVGVDFEISMPAGKGGMVVVFVTGTAVKLR from the coding sequence ATGATCATTTCCACCACTCACTCCGTTGAAGGACGTGAGATCACCGCCTATCTGGACATTGTCAGCGCCGAATCGGTGCAAGGCGTCAACGTGATCCGTGATCTGTTCGCCGGCATGCGCGACTTTTTTGGTGGCCGGTCGCAAACGCTCGAACGGGCCTTGAAGGAGGCGCGCGTGCAGGCGACCGACGAACTCAAGGAACGCGCGCGCGCGTTGCAGGCGGATGCAGTGGTCGGGGTGGATTTCGAGATCAGCATGCCGGCGGGCAAGGGCGGCATGGTGGTGGTGTTTGTGACCGGTACGGCGGTGAAGTTGCGCTGA
- a CDS encoding HAD-IA family hydrolase: protein MNAPLKAFGPIKAVIFDMDGLLLDTEGIYTEVTSIIAGRYGRTFDWSVKQNIIGRGASDLANYVVQALELPITPEEFLTIREPLMRERFPKAQAMPGAEALVRHLKAHNIPIAVGTSSSRQSFGQKTTLHRDWFALFDFIVTADDPEVGAAKPAPDIFLTAARRLGVAPKDCLVFEDSPFGVTAAKAAGMTAIAIPDAAMADEKYAHADGILRSLKAFTPSAFGLPALEWV from the coding sequence ATGAATGCACCGCTGAAGGCGTTCGGCCCGATCAAGGCCGTGATTTTCGATATGGACGGGTTGTTGCTGGACACGGAGGGCATTTACACCGAGGTCACCTCCATCATCGCCGGGCGTTACGGGCGAACCTTCGACTGGAGCGTCAAGCAGAACATCATTGGTCGCGGTGCGAGCGACCTGGCCAATTACGTGGTGCAAGCGCTTGAGCTACCGATTACCCCGGAAGAATTCCTGACGATCCGCGAGCCGCTGATGCGCGAGCGTTTTCCAAAGGCTCAGGCAATGCCGGGGGCCGAGGCGCTGGTGCGTCACCTCAAGGCGCACAACATTCCGATTGCGGTCGGCACCAGTTCCTCACGCCAGTCGTTCGGCCAGAAAACCACCTTGCACCGCGACTGGTTTGCGCTGTTCGATTTCATCGTCACGGCGGACGATCCGGAAGTCGGCGCGGCCAAACCGGCGCCGGATATCTTTCTCACCGCTGCCCGGCGTCTGGGTGTCGCGCCGAAGGATTGCCTGGTGTTTGAGGATTCGCCGTTCGGTGTCACCGCGGCAAAAGCGGCAGGCATGACCGCCATCGCCATCCCCGACGCGGCGATGGCCGATGAAAAATACGCCCACGCTGACGGCATTCTTCGCTCGCTGAAAGCCTTCACTCCAAGCGCTTTTGGCCTGCCGGCGCTGGAATGGGTTTGA
- a CDS encoding bacteriocin: MRLTLPAVVFGLLVAQGAMAAGDGTAALGGGLGGALGNVVGQKMGGSTGAAIGAGVAGAAGSAVAARKGSRTKAAIGGGVGAAGGSVIGHSLGGKNGATIGAGLGGAAGGAVGSNLGKGHKGH, from the coding sequence ATGCGTTTAACACTGCCCGCTGTGGTTTTTGGCCTTCTGGTTGCTCAAGGTGCGATGGCCGCCGGCGATGGCACCGCGGCACTGGGTGGCGGCTTGGGCGGCGCGCTGGGTAATGTCGTCGGCCAGAAAATGGGCGGCAGCACCGGTGCAGCGATTGGTGCCGGTGTCGCGGGCGCTGCGGGTAGCGCGGTCGCTGCACGCAAAGGCAGCCGCACCAAGGCAGCCATCGGTGGTGGCGTCGGCGCGGCCGGCGGTTCGGTGATTGGCCACAGCCTCGGTGGCAAAAATGGCGCGACCATTGGCGCGGGCCTGGGCGGTGCAGCCGGCGGCGCGGTGGGCAGCAATCTGGGCAAAGGCCACAAGGGCCACTGA
- a CDS encoding 3-oxoacyl-ACP reductase family protein, producing the protein MTTQNFSGKVALIQGGSRGIGAAIVKRLAAEGAAVAFTYVSSAAKAEELQNSITGNGGKALAIKADSADADAIRHAVSATVEAFGRLDILVNNAGVLAIAPLEEFKLEDFDQTLAINVRSVFIASQEAAKHMGEGSRIINIGSTNADRMPFGGGGVYAMSKSALVGLTKGLARDLGPRGITINNVQPGPVDTDMNPAHGDFAESLIPLMAVGRYGTADEIASFVAYLAGPEAGYITGASLTIDGGFGA; encoded by the coding sequence ATGACCACTCAAAACTTCAGCGGCAAAGTCGCTCTGATTCAAGGCGGTTCGCGCGGTATCGGCGCGGCCATCGTCAAACGCCTTGCTGCTGAAGGCGCCGCGGTAGCCTTCACCTACGTCAGCTCGGCGGCAAAAGCTGAAGAACTGCAAAACAGCATCACTGGCAATGGTGGCAAAGCCTTGGCGATCAAGGCCGACAGCGCCGATGCCGACGCCATCCGCCACGCCGTCAGCGCCACGGTCGAAGCGTTTGGCCGCCTGGATATTCTGGTCAACAACGCCGGCGTACTGGCCATCGCACCGCTGGAAGAGTTCAAACTGGAAGACTTCGATCAGACGCTGGCGATCAACGTGCGCAGCGTGTTCATCGCTTCGCAGGAAGCGGCGAAACACATGGGCGAAGGTTCGCGGATCATCAACATCGGCAGCACCAACGCCGACCGCATGCCATTCGGCGGTGGCGGCGTATATGCAATGAGCAAATCGGCATTGGTCGGTCTGACCAAAGGCCTGGCTCGCGATCTCGGCCCACGGGGCATCACCATCAACAATGTGCAGCCCGGCCCGGTCGACACCGACATGAACCCTGCGCACGGTGACTTCGCCGAAAGCCTGATTCCCCTCATGGCCGTGGGCCGTTACGGCACCGCCGATGAAATTGCCAGTTTCGTAGCGTATCTGGCCGGGCCGGAAGCCGGCTATATTACCGGGGCCAGCCTGACCATCGACGGTGGTTTCGGCGCCTGA
- a CDS encoding LysR family transcriptional regulator, whose protein sequence is METFSSIECFVRSAEVGSFAEAARRLSLTPAAVGKSVAKLEARLGVRLFQRSTRSLTLTEAGQRFLTEVSASLTTIQNAVANLASAEGQPAGSLKVSMGTVFGRLYIVPLLGEFLRRYPAINPDWHFDNRQVDLIGQGFDAAIGGGFELPPGVVARRLTAAHRVLVASKDYLRSHAPISHPDDLARHDGILIRSPQTGRVRSWQLTHRDQQHNPLTLKARMTMSDSEAACATAAQGLGIALVSMPFAVGYLEAGTLQRVLPDWFVDDGNISIYYAEHKLLPGKTRAFVDFVIEQFAEQGLARRFSAV, encoded by the coding sequence ATGGAAACCTTCAGCAGTATCGAATGCTTCGTGCGCAGTGCCGAAGTCGGCAGTTTTGCCGAAGCGGCGCGACGCCTGAGCCTGACGCCGGCCGCGGTCGGCAAAAGCGTGGCGAAGCTGGAAGCCCGACTAGGGGTGCGACTGTTTCAGCGCAGTACCCGCAGCCTGACACTGACCGAAGCCGGGCAGCGCTTTTTGACGGAGGTCAGCGCGAGCCTGACTACGATCCAGAATGCCGTGGCCAATCTGGCCAGCGCCGAAGGGCAACCTGCCGGGTCGTTAAAAGTCAGCATGGGCACGGTGTTCGGACGTTTGTATATCGTGCCGCTGCTCGGTGAGTTTTTGCGTCGCTACCCGGCGATCAACCCGGACTGGCACTTCGATAATCGCCAGGTCGATCTGATCGGGCAGGGCTTCGACGCGGCCATTGGCGGCGGCTTCGAACTGCCGCCGGGTGTGGTGGCGCGCAGGCTGACCGCGGCCCATCGTGTATTGGTGGCGTCAAAGGATTATCTGCGCAGCCATGCGCCGATCAGCCATCCCGATGATCTCGCCCGGCACGACGGGATTCTGATCCGCTCACCGCAAACCGGGCGCGTACGCTCCTGGCAACTGACCCACCGCGATCAGCAGCACAACCCGTTGACGTTAAAGGCGCGGATGACCATGAGCGATTCCGAAGCCGCCTGCGCGACGGCAGCGCAAGGTTTGGGGATTGCCCTGGTGAGTATGCCGTTCGCCGTTGGGTATCTGGAGGCGGGGACGTTGCAGCGGGTGTTGCCGGACTGGTTTGTCGACGATGGCAACATCTCGATCTATTACGCCGAGCACAAACTCCTGCCGGGCAAGACCCGCGCGTTTGTCGATTTCGTTATCGAGCAGTTCGCCGAGCAGGGCTTGGCGCGGCGGTTTAGTGCTGTTTGA
- the pabB gene encoding aminodeoxychorismate synthase component I codes for MLTCSVFPLPYRANPAVYFAAIRNAPGAVLLDSGRPSADRGRYDLLSAWPLEQLAVLQDEGGAHFLQRLRDNLGRLGEAQLPVEYELPFAGGLIGYLSYDFGRHLEHLPSQALDDLQLPDARFGLYDWALISDHQTQTSQLVFHPSVAAGEQQRLTALFTQPRADALTPFKLNKPMSADLSADEYRQAFERIQQYIQAGDCYQVNFAQRFRAPCEGDPWLAYCALRQACPTPFSGFQSLPDGGAVLSLSPERFVKVSQRQVETRPIKGTRPRGLTPGEDAANAAELLASPKDRAENLMIVDLLRNDLGRTCRIGSVRVPELFSLESYPNVHHLVSSVTGELADDRDALDLIAGSFPGGSITGAPKIRAMQIIDELEPTRRGLYCGSLLYLDVRGEMDSSIAIRSLLVKDAQVCCWGGGGIVADSQWQAEYQESITKVRILLDTLQNL; via the coding sequence ATGTTGACCTGTTCCGTATTCCCGCTGCCCTACCGCGCCAATCCCGCTGTTTACTTCGCGGCCATTCGCAACGCCCCTGGCGCCGTGCTGCTCGACAGCGGTCGGCCGAGTGCCGACCGGGGCCGTTATGACCTGCTCAGCGCCTGGCCGCTGGAACAATTGGCGGTGCTGCAGGACGAAGGCGGCGCGCATTTTCTGCAACGTCTGCGCGACAACCTCGGCCGTTTGGGCGAAGCGCAATTGCCGGTTGAATACGAGTTACCGTTCGCCGGCGGCCTGATCGGTTATCTGAGCTATGACTTCGGGCGGCATCTGGAACACTTGCCCAGCCAGGCGCTGGATGATCTGCAATTGCCCGATGCGCGTTTTGGCCTGTACGACTGGGCGTTAATCAGCGATCACCAGACACAAACCAGCCAATTGGTCTTTCATCCGTCGGTTGCCGCCGGTGAACAGCAGCGATTGACGGCGCTGTTCACCCAACCACGGGCTGACGCATTGACGCCGTTCAAACTGAACAAACCGATGAGCGCCGATCTCTCGGCCGACGAATACCGTCAGGCGTTCGAGCGCATTCAGCAGTACATTCAGGCCGGTGACTGCTATCAGGTCAACTTTGCCCAGCGCTTCCGCGCGCCTTGCGAGGGCGATCCATGGCTGGCTTATTGCGCCTTGCGCCAAGCCTGCCCTACACCTTTTTCTGGTTTCCAAAGCCTGCCCGACGGCGGCGCAGTGCTGAGCCTGTCGCCGGAACGCTTCGTCAAGGTCAGCCAGCGCCAGGTGGAAACCCGCCCGATCAAAGGCACCCGCCCCCGCGGCCTAACGCCAGGCGAAGACGCGGCCAACGCCGCCGAACTGCTGGCAAGCCCCAAGGATCGCGCGGAAAACCTGATGATTGTCGATCTGTTGCGCAACGACCTCGGGCGCACGTGCCGCATCGGCTCGGTACGGGTGCCGGAGTTGTTCAGTCTGGAAAGCTATCCGAATGTGCACCACTTGGTCAGCAGCGTGACCGGAGAATTGGCGGATGATCGCGACGCACTGGATTTGATTGCCGGCAGCTTCCCCGGTGGCTCGATCACCGGCGCGCCGAAAATTCGCGCCATGCAGATCATTGATGAGCTGGAGCCAACCCGGCGCGGGTTGTACTGCGGTTCGTTGCTGTATCTCGACGTACGCGGCGAGATGGACAGCTCCATCGCGATTCGCAGCCTGTTGGTCAAGGATGCGCAGGTGTGCTGCTGGGGCGGCGGCGGGATCGTTGCTGATTCGCAGTGGCAAGCCGAGTATCAGGAATCGATTACCAAAGTCCGGATTCTCCTCGACACCCTGCAAAACCTCTGA
- a CDS encoding NCS1 family nucleobase:cation symporter-1: MRTSLSNNIALNLPSSTLDQPLPHDGVDEPLSPRLHNSDLAPTKAEGRRWGKYSIFALWTNDVHNIANYSFAIGLYALGLGGWQILLSLGIGAALVYFFMNLSGYMGQKTGVPFPVISRISFGIHGAQIPALIRAVIAIAWFGIQTYLASVVFRVLLTAVHPGFAEYDHNSILGLSTLGWVCFVAIWLVQLVILAYGMEMVRRYEAFAGPVILLTVAALAAWMYFQANATIAWSIREPLTGGEMWRNIFAGGALWLAIYGTLILNFCDFARSSPCRKTIQVGNFWGLPVNILLFAAITVVLCGAQFQINGRIIESPTEIIASIPNTFFLVLGCLAFLIVTVAVNIMANFVAPAFVLSNLAPKYLTFRRAGLISATIAVLILPWNLYNSPLVIVYFLSGLGALLGPLYGVIMVDYWLIRKGRIHVPQLYSEAPHGAYYYSRGVNFRAVAAFIPAALIAIVLALVPGFHSVSPFSWLIGAGIAGMLYLIIAKRQPHYADVSGEAIAVDNVCH; the protein is encoded by the coding sequence ATGCGTACAAGTCTTTCGAACAACATCGCGCTGAATCTGCCGTCCTCCACACTTGACCAACCGTTGCCCCATGACGGGGTGGACGAGCCGCTGAGCCCGCGCCTGCACAACAGCGACCTGGCGCCGACCAAGGCCGAAGGCCGACGCTGGGGCAAATACAGCATCTTTGCCCTGTGGACCAACGATGTGCACAACATCGCCAATTATTCGTTCGCCATCGGCCTGTATGCGCTGGGCCTGGGCGGCTGGCAGATTCTGTTGTCGTTGGGGATCGGCGCGGCACTGGTGTACTTCTTCATGAACCTCTCCGGGTACATGGGCCAGAAGACCGGCGTGCCGTTTCCAGTGATCAGCCGCATCAGTTTCGGCATCCACGGCGCGCAGATTCCTGCACTGATCCGGGCGGTTATCGCCATCGCCTGGTTCGGCATTCAGACCTATCTGGCCTCGGTGGTGTTTCGTGTGTTGCTGACCGCCGTGCATCCCGGCTTCGCTGAATACGACCACAACTCGATCCTCGGTCTGTCGACATTGGGTTGGGTGTGCTTCGTGGCAATCTGGCTGGTGCAACTGGTCATCCTCGCCTACGGCATGGAAATGGTCCGCCGCTATGAAGCTTTTGCCGGCCCGGTGATTTTGCTGACGGTTGCCGCCCTTGCCGCGTGGATGTACTTCCAGGCCAACGCAACCATCGCCTGGTCGATCCGCGAACCGCTGACGGGCGGTGAGATGTGGCGCAACATCTTTGCCGGCGGCGCTTTATGGCTGGCGATCTACGGCACGCTGATCCTCAACTTCTGCGACTTCGCCCGCTCGTCGCCCTGCCGCAAAACCATCCAGGTGGGAAATTTCTGGGGTTTGCCGGTGAATATTCTGCTGTTTGCAGCGATTACCGTCGTGCTGTGCGGCGCGCAATTCCAGATCAATGGCCGCATCATCGAAAGTCCGACCGAGATCATCGCTTCGATTCCTAACACGTTTTTTCTGGTACTCGGTTGCCTGGCGTTCCTGATCGTCACCGTCGCGGTGAACATCATGGCGAACTTCGTCGCCCCGGCGTTCGTGCTCAGCAACCTGGCGCCGAAATACCTGACCTTCCGCCGCGCCGGGCTGATCAGCGCGACCATCGCCGTGTTGATCCTGCCGTGGAATCTCTACAACAGTCCGTTGGTGATTGTGTATTTCCTGTCCGGCCTGGGCGCTCTGCTCGGCCCGCTGTACGGGGTGATCATGGTTGACTACTGGTTGATCCGCAAAGGCCGGATCCATGTGCCGCAGCTCTACAGCGAAGCGCCACACGGTGCTTATTACTACAGTCGCGGCGTTAATTTCCGCGCGGTGGCGGCGTTTATTCCTGCTGCGTTGATCGCCATCGTCCTGGCATTGGTCCCGGGCTTCCACAGCGTTTCGCCGTTTTCCTGGCTGATCGGCGCCGGAATCGCCGGCATGCTGTATCTGATCATTGCCAAACGTCAGCCGCACTACGCCGATGTCAGCGGCGAAGCCATCGCGGTCGATAACGTCTGCCATTAA
- a CDS encoding phosphoadenylyl-sulfate reductase, giving the protein MSPTFDVVELATTYANKSAQDILKLAFAEFGDDLWISFSGAEDVVLVDMAWKLNKNVKVFSLDTGRLHPETYRFIEQVREHYKIDIEIVSPDHAKLEPFVKEKGLFSFYRDGHGECCGIRKIEPLRRKLSGVKAWATGQRRDQSPGTRSAVAVLEIDTAFSTPERTLYKFNPLAQMTSEEIWGYIRMLELPYNSLHERGFISIGCEPCTRPVLPNQHEREGRWWWEEATQKECGLHAGNIISKSKA; this is encoded by the coding sequence ATGAGCCCAACGTTCGACGTCGTGGAACTCGCCACGACCTATGCCAATAAATCCGCCCAAGACATCCTCAAACTGGCGTTTGCCGAGTTCGGCGATGACCTGTGGATCTCTTTCAGCGGCGCCGAGGATGTGGTGCTGGTGGACATGGCCTGGAAGCTCAACAAAAACGTCAAAGTGTTCAGCCTCGACACTGGTCGTCTGCACCCCGAGACCTACCGGTTTATCGAGCAGGTACGCGAGCACTACAAGATCGACATCGAAATCGTCTCGCCGGACCACGCGAAACTGGAACCGTTCGTGAAGGAAAAAGGCCTGTTCAGTTTCTACCGCGACGGCCACGGCGAATGCTGCGGCATCCGCAAGATCGAACCGCTGCGGCGCAAACTGTCCGGCGTCAAAGCCTGGGCCACGGGCCAGCGCCGCGACCAGAGCCCCGGCACCCGCAGCGCTGTAGCCGTGCTGGAAATCGACACCGCGTTCTCGACGCCGGAACGCACCCTGTACAAGTTCAACCCACTGGCGCAGATGACCAGCGAAGAGATCTGGGGCTACATCCGCATGCTCGAATTACCGTACAACAGCCTGCATGAGCGCGGCTTCATCAGCATCGGCTGCGAACCCTGCACCCGCCCGGTCCTGCCGAACCAGCATGAGCGCGAAGGCCGCTGGTGGTGGGAAGAAGCGACGCAGAAAGAGTGCGGGTTGCATGCGGGGAACATCATCAGCAAGAGCAAGGCCTAG
- a CDS encoding alpha-L-glutamate ligase-like protein, whose product MFGFWKTWKALEARGIMGINRRNADYVLKYNKRSLYPIVDDKIITKERAIAAGIHVPELYGVISTEKEIDKLGEIIGGRSDFVIKPAQGAGGDGIIVIADRFEGRYRTVSGKILAHEELEHHISSILTGLYSLGGHRDRALIEYRVTPDQIFKSISYEGVPDIRIIVLMGYPVMAMLRLPTRQSGGKANLHQGAIGVGVDLATGLTLRGTWLNNIITKHPDTTNAVDGVQLPYWDGFMKLAAGCYELCGLGYIGVDMVLDQEKGPLILELNARPGLNIQIANDCGLTLRTHAVEARLEELKARGVKESVDERVAFTQEMFGHIPAVEG is encoded by the coding sequence ATGTTCGGTTTCTGGAAGACCTGGAAGGCCCTGGAAGCCCGGGGCATCATGGGCATCAATCGACGTAACGCCGACTACGTGCTCAAGTACAACAAGCGCAGTCTGTACCCGATTGTCGACGACAAGATCATCACCAAGGAACGCGCGATCGCCGCCGGCATTCACGTGCCGGAGCTGTACGGGGTGATCTCCACCGAGAAGGAAATCGACAAGCTCGGCGAGATCATCGGCGGGCGCAGCGACTTCGTGATCAAACCGGCCCAGGGCGCCGGCGGTGACGGCATCATCGTCATCGCCGACCGTTTCGAAGGCCGCTATCGCACGGTCTCGGGCAAGATCCTCGCCCATGAAGAGCTGGAGCATCACATTTCCAGCATCCTCACCGGCCTGTATTCGCTGGGCGGCCACCGCGACCGCGCACTGATCGAGTACCGCGTGACGCCGGACCAGATCTTCAAGAGCATCAGCTACGAAGGCGTGCCCGACATTCGCATCATCGTGCTGATGGGTTATCCAGTGATGGCGATGCTGCGTCTGCCGACCCGCCAGTCCGGCGGCAAGGCCAACCTGCACCAGGGCGCCATCGGCGTCGGTGTCGACCTGGCCACCGGCCTGACCCTGCGCGGCACCTGGCTGAACAACATCATCACCAAACACCCCGACACCACCAACGCAGTCGATGGTGTGCAACTGCCCTACTGGGACGGCTTCATGAAACTCGCGGCCGGCTGCTATGAGTTGTGCGGACTGGGTTACATCGGCGTCGACATGGTGCTCGATCAGGAGAAAGGTCCGCTGATTCTGGAGCTGAATGCGCGACCGGGGCTGAATATCCAGATTGCCAACGATTGTGGGCTGACCTTGCGTACCCATGCGGTTGAAGCACGGCTGGAAGAGCTGAAAGCGCGCGGCGTGAAGGAGTCGGTTGACGAGCGCGTGGCGTTTACGCAGGAGATGTTTGGGCATATTCCTGCGGTCGAGGGCTGA